A genomic segment from Klebsiella africana encodes:
- the proY gene encoding proline-specific permease ProY, giving the protein MESSNKLKRGLSTRHIRFMALGSAIGTGLFYGSADAIKMAGPSVLLAYIIGGVAAYIIMRALGEMSVHNPAASSFSRYAQENLGGLAGYITGWTYCFEILIVAIADVTAFGIYMGVWFPTVPHWIWVLSVVLIICAVNLMSVKVFGELEFWFSFFKVATIIIMILAGFGIIIWGIGNGGQPTGIHNLWSNGGFFSNGWLGMVMSLQMVMFAYGGIEIIGITAGEAKDPEKSIPRAINSVPMRILVFYVGTLFVIMSIYPWNQVGTDGSPFVLTFQHLGITFAASILNFVVLTASLSAINSDVFGVGRMLHGMAEQGSAPKVFAKTSRRGIPWVTVMVMTIALLFAVYLNYIMPENVFLVIASLATFATVWVWIMILLSQIAFRRRLSPEEVKALKFKVPGGVVTTVIGLLFLAFIIALIGYHPDTRISLYVGIAWIALLLLGWVFKTRRERRLAQAQ; this is encoded by the coding sequence ATGGAAAGTAGTAACAAGCTTAAGCGCGGGCTAAGCACCCGGCATATCCGCTTTATGGCCCTGGGTTCCGCCATCGGCACCGGGCTTTTTTACGGCTCAGCCGACGCCATTAAAATGGCCGGACCCAGCGTGCTGTTGGCCTACATTATCGGTGGCGTCGCGGCATATATCATTATGCGGGCGCTCGGTGAGATGTCGGTGCATAATCCCGCCGCCAGCTCATTCTCCCGCTATGCCCAGGAAAACCTCGGCGGTCTGGCGGGCTATATCACCGGCTGGACCTACTGCTTTGAAATCCTGATCGTCGCCATCGCCGACGTTACCGCCTTCGGTATCTACATGGGCGTCTGGTTCCCGACGGTGCCGCACTGGATCTGGGTGCTCAGCGTGGTGCTGATCATCTGCGCCGTCAACCTGATGAGCGTCAAGGTGTTTGGCGAGCTGGAGTTCTGGTTCTCGTTCTTCAAAGTGGCCACCATTATCATCATGATCCTCGCCGGGTTCGGCATCATTATCTGGGGGATCGGCAACGGTGGCCAGCCGACGGGGATTCATAACCTGTGGAGTAATGGCGGCTTCTTCAGCAACGGTTGGCTGGGGATGGTGATGTCGCTGCAGATGGTGATGTTCGCCTACGGCGGCATCGAAATCATCGGTATTACCGCCGGTGAGGCGAAAGACCCGGAGAAATCCATTCCGCGCGCGATCAACTCGGTGCCGATGCGTATTCTGGTGTTCTACGTCGGCACGCTGTTCGTCATTATGTCCATCTACCCGTGGAATCAGGTGGGAACCGACGGCAGCCCCTTCGTCCTGACCTTCCAGCATCTGGGCATTACCTTCGCGGCCAGTATTCTTAACTTCGTGGTCCTGACGGCTTCGCTGTCGGCGATTAACTCCGACGTATTCGGGGTGGGCCGTATGCTGCACGGCATGGCAGAGCAGGGGAGTGCGCCCAAAGTGTTCGCCAAAACCTCGCGTCGCGGTATTCCGTGGGTGACAGTGATGGTGATGACCATTGCGTTGCTGTTTGCGGTATACCTTAATTACATCATGCCGGAGAACGTTTTCCTGGTGATCGCCTCCCTGGCCACCTTTGCCACGGTGTGGGTGTGGATTATGATCCTGCTGTCACAGATTGCCTTCCGCCGCCGTCTGTCGCCAGAAGAGGTCAAGGCGCTGAAGTTCAAAGTCCCTGGCGGGGTGGTGACCACGGTGATCGGCCTGCTGTTCCTGGCCTTTATTATCGCCCTGATCGGCTATCATCCGGACACCCGTATCTCGCTGTACGTCGGTATAGCGTGGATTGCGCTGTTGCTGCTCGGCTGGGTCTTTAAGACCCGCCGTGAGCGCCGTCTGGCGCAGGCGCAGTAA